The genomic stretch TGCTAAACCGGTTGCAATTTTATTCAGCTCATTTTGTTGAAACGTAATGCTGTTCAGTATTTCAACGGCTTTTTGCCGCTCTGCCTTTAACGGGGTAATATATTTTTCCCACGCACGGTTGCGGCATTCTTTGACGTAATTTTTAGCATCAAGCCTGATTTTTTCGATTTCTTCTTCAGTCGCAATTCCTGTTTCCACAATCCAGTTTTTCATTTGCTTGATGCAATCCCAATCGCGCTCCCATTGCAAGCGAGCCTGGGATTTGTAACGCTCGTGGCTGCCCGAAGTACTATGCCCCTGTGGCTGTGTTATTTCCTGCACATGAAAAACGGCAGGCGTATGTGTTTGTCTTATTTTTTCAATTGCCGGTTCAAGCGTTTCACACATACCGGCATAATCCCAGCCTTTCATCGTATAAATATCGATACCATTCGTACCACGTTCTTTTTGCAATCCGCGCAACGCTTCTGAGATAGAGCCTTTCGTGGTTTGCTTAGACGTAGGCACGGAAATGCCGTAACCATCGTCCCAAACAAAAACAGCTAACGGAACCTGCAATACTCCCGCTGCATTCATCACTTCCCAAAAATGCCCTTCCGAAGTGGCAGCATCGCCTATGGTTGTGAAGCAAATTTCATTGCCGTTTTTGGACAGATGACTATATTTTTCATTTTTCAGCGAAGGATTAATTCTGAATTGTTTGGATGCCAGCGCCAAACCGAGCGCACGCGGCATCTGTCCTGCGGTGGGCGCAAAATCCGTAGCCGAATTTTTCATATTCACTAACGGCAGCCAATTACCATTTTCATCCATATTCTGCGAAGTAAAATGCCCCACCATATTTCTGCCGCCGCTTAAAGGTTCGTTATGAATGTCGGTATCGGCGTAGAGTTGGGAGAAAAATTGTTCAATCGTGCCTATACCTGTGGCAAATGCCAAAGTCTGGTCGCGGTAATAACCGGAACGCCAGTCGCCGTTTTGAAAAAAACGTGCTACCGCCACCTGCGCTACTTCTTTGCCATCCCCGAAGATGCCGAATTTTGCTTTGCCTGTCAATACTTCTCTTCTTCCGAGTAAACTTGCTTCGCGGCTTTCCACTGCAATTTTGAAATCATTCAAAACCGATTTTTTGAAATCTTCAAAGGACAACATTTCTTCGGTTTCACTATTTCTCGCTACATTTTCCATTGGATAAAAGTAAGAAATTTTTTGGGGTTGTTGGTTGCAAGTGTGGGAAAATGTGAACAACAAAACAATGAAAAACCGAAAGATTGTGCAATAAAAAATTTCGGAAAAAAATATATTAAGCATTGATAAAATACGGAACAATTGCCTTAAACAAAATTCCCGTAACGATAGCAATACCAAAACTCAGGAAAGTGCCAATCATCACATATTCCGTGAGCTTCCGGTCGCGGGCTTCCCTTAAATCGCCGAAGCGGAAAACAGACTTTGCCGCCAACAAAAAACCAACGCCTTCCCAATGGTTGATAATGATAAAAATAAAGACAAATAATCGTTCCAAAATGCCGATGTATTTCCCGGCGTTTTGCAGCGAATCGGTTTCGATGGAATTGTTGTACGAAGGTGTCCACGCCGAAATCATCATTTTCACGAAAACCGCAGCCGGCGTGGTTTGCAGCAAAATGCAAGTGTACAACAAAATACTTTTTCCGCTCCACAAACCGGAAAAATCAATCGGTTTATTTTCCCAAAAACAACTTACAATTATCAGAACAATAATGTGTAATAATTGGTCGAGCCAAAACCATGTTCTTTTGTTTCTTTCTTTTTGAAAATAAAGTTTTGCCAAATCAATGATGCAATGTGCCAGCGTAATGACGAGCGCCCAAATCCAGAAATTTAATTTTCCGATAAACAAAAAAGACAGCGCGCCGTGCAGTAAAACGTGAAAATAAATTTTCGGGCTTCGGGCTTTTAGGCGTTCCTTTTCGCGCACCCAACTGTTGGGTTGCAACATAAAATCGCCTAATAAATGCGCCAGCAACAATTTGATGAACGTAATCATAACGATTGGATTTTTTGTTGGTAAAAATCAATCAGAGCCACCAGCAAATCATAATTCGCCCGCCGCAAACGCTGGCTCACAGCGGATTGCCGGATTTCTAATTGCTGCGCAACTTCCGTTTGCTGCAACTTTGGATTGCTTAAAAACAAATAAACTATTTCCGCCGAAACCGCCGACCAACTGTCAATACTGACCAATGCCAGCCGCAGCATTAAGTTCATTTCTTTATCAAAGTCATCGTTGCCAGAAGCAAGGGCAAGACTTGTTTTTTCTTTTTTCAAATCATCTAACAAGCGCCCGGAATTTACAAAAGCCGAACCGTTGGATTCCGTAACTTTTGCGGCATTTATGGTTTTATCGCCCAAACCGATGGCGATGCGCGCGTCTATATTTTCAACGGATTTGATGTACGATTTTATCCGAAGTGCGGCAAGTAAAGCTTCTTTCGCATCGGGCAACTGCAACTGAAATTCATCGCCGCGATAGATTTCCCAATCCTTCGGCGACTTACCAAAAGATGATAAAACTTTTTTCAAAGCCTTCAACCATGAGGATTTCTGTTGTTTTTCGGAATGGATAATATCTCCTGTTAAAACGGCTATCATGGCACAAATATAAGCTGATTGGCTTATATTTCAAATTATAAGCAAAATCGCTTATAATTAAATTTATCAGGAGAATGGCTTATAAATTTTAATTAGTAAAAGGATATCAGTATAAAATCTCGCCTAATCAGAGTGAAAATCAAAAGCTCTTGTTTCTTTTACCACACTCTCGGCGCTTGGGAAAACGGCTGTAATAATTGTATTATTGGTAAATCTTCTAATCGCTTTTGTAGTTGTTTTTCCTACGGAAAACAAAACCGTTTGAGTATCAATTTTATTTACAGAAAAAAAACTTTCCACCGCACTCGGACTGAAAAATAAGATGCCATTATAAAATTCATTTATCGTTTCCGGAGATGAAATCGTTTCGTACACAATTACTTCTTCCAAATGTATATTATGTTTCAAAAGCTTATCGGGCAAGGTATTCAGGCGTTGGTTACCACAAAAAAATATGTACGAATTTATTTCTTTGTCTAATAAAATTTTGTCTGCTAACCCCGAAGCATTATGTTCGGCACCTACAATTATTCCTTCACTCACATAATTCAGCAATGCATTTTTTGTTGCGCCCGAAGTGCAGAATATTTTCCAATCGGGCTTTGTATTTAATTGAGAAAAAACTGCATCTACCGAATTTACACTTGTGAAAATAGCAATAATTTTTTCGCCGGAAAATTGTTTGATTTTGGCTATTGTTGAAAAATCAGCAATAGGTTTTGTTTCAATAAAACTAATCGTATCAATAATAATATTCGCCGATTTTGCTTGTTGAAGCAAGTCTGCGGGAATCGTTTTTGTACTTAATATTTTGACGAATTTGTTCATTTTATTCGTACACTCGCGGCTAAGCATTCTTTATCGCTTTTACAATTTCATCTGCGCCATTTCTAAGCAACTCTTTCGCTGCTAAAATGCCCAATTCATCAGCATTTGAAGCGATTATCTCTTTTTCCGTTTCCACTTTTTGTTTTCCGTCGGGCGAAAGAATATTGCCTTTGAAAACCATTGTATCATCGACGATTTCTGCTAAGGCGCTTATCGGTGTTGAACATCCGCCCATCAATGTTTTGAGAAAATCGCGTTCAATTTTTACACACAAAGCCGTTTGTTCATCATTTAGTGAATTGATTTTTTCAAACGCTTCTTTATCATTTTCCCTGCATACAATCATGATTGCGCCTTGTGCGGGCGCGGGCAACATCCAATCCATCTCAACCGAAGTTTGCGGACGTTCATCAATTCGTTCCAAACCTGCTGCTGCAAAAATTGCCGCATCCCAATTATTTTCATGTAATTTCTTCATTCTCGTTTGCACATTACCACGCAAATTTTCAACCGTGAGATTCGGAAATTTGTGTAACAATTGCGCTTTTCTTCTTACAGAACCTGTTGCTACAACTCCTTGTAAAAGCCTTTGTTCATCAGCATTTGAGTGAAAATATTTTTCGTAAACGGCTTTATTTTTATACACAAATAAATCCTTATGATTTGCGCGTTTCAATACTGCACCTTGTGCAATCCCCTGCGCCAATTGCGTAGGCACATCTTTCATAGAATGAACGGCAACGTCAATTTTATTGCTCAACAAATAAGCGTCCAATGTTTTTGTAAATACGCCTTCTACACCCATTGCATACAACGGCGTTATCAAATCCAAATCGCCTTCACTTTTGACGGGGATAAGTTCGGAATCTATATTTTTGTCTTTGAGTAAAGACTGAACGGTTTCAGCCTGCCAAAGCGCGAGCTTACTGTCGCGCGTACCGATGCGAATCACATTGCTCATGCTTCGCTTTTTTCGGGATGATGAGCAATAAAATCGTGCAGCGCTTCGATGTAAGTACAGCCGGGTGCACTATGTTGTTCGCGCATCTTTACGGCTAATTTTTTTACTGCATTTTGCACGGCTTCTTCCTGTTGCGCTTCGGTTTGCAAAGCTTCGGGCTTCAATGTTTGATACCAGGGACAAACATTAATATCGGACAAGGATTTTTTTGCAGCTCTTATGAATGGTGCGTTTCGGCGCATTTTGTACCAATCGTAAAATTCATCCATATATTCTCCGATAATGCTTTTTACTTTCGGAATTTCGCGCTCACGCATTTGTAAAGTAGCGTCATTCATTTTGGAAAGGTCGTCCACATTGACCATAATAGTGTGCGGTCTTTCTTTCAATGCAACGTCAATATTATTGGGAATGGAAAGGTCGATTAATATCTTTTTATCGTTATTCTTCAAATCATTTTTATACAGCACAGGTTGTTGCGCATTAGTTGCTACAACAATGATGTCGGCTTCATTTGCCTTCTCGTAAAGTTGTTCATAAGGTGCAAATTGAAGTTGCAATTCATCCGCAAGTTCTTTGGCTTTATCAGCACTTCTATTGATGAGCGTAATATTTTTTGTACCGAGATAATCGACCAGATTTTTACAGGTATTTCTCCCGATTTTACCTGTGCCGATAATCAATATTTTTTGATTGGAAATATCAGTACAATGATATTTGATAAACTGTATTGCGGCAAACGCGACAGACACCGTACCACCACTGAAATCCGTTTGGTTTTTAATGGCTTTGGACGATTCAAATACAGTATTGGTAAGCCTTTCCATGAATGCACCAATATTGCCGTTTGATTTTGCAATGCGTACAGCTTGCTTCATTTGTCCTACAATTTCATAATCGCCGAGTATTTGTGAATCCAAGCCCGACGCAACTGAAAAAAGATGCTCAATAGCATCTTTTCCTTTCTTAGTATATGATATTTCTTCAAAAACATTGATGTCGCCTTCGGCTTCTTCGCACAAAAGCGATTTCAACTCTCTCGACGAAGATGCAACGCCATAAATTTCGGTTCTGTTGCAGGTAGAAAGCACAAATACGTTCTCTAATCCGTTGTCGTTAGCCTTTTGTAAAATGGAAGAATATTGTTCTTCATTCAGCGCAAACTTTCCTCGAATGTTTACATCTGTTTTTTTATAGTTGATGCCTGTAATGTAAAAATGTTGAATGTCCATCTCCCTCAATGCTTGTCTGAATAGTAAAGTTATAGTCCTATTTCTTGTGCCTGCAAAGTTATGCGTGCGCGGCTATGAGAAAAAATGATATTGGTCATACGAATGTCATTTTTAAGTAAAAAAAATGGCGGATGTAACCGGTATTTGCGGGAAAACGTGAAACGCTTATAGTTTACTAAAACTCCGGTTTATTTCCAAGTTTCCGGCAAGATGCTTTTAGATAATCAAAAAATTTTTGCTTGTTCAACTATTATTCTACATTTGTAGAAATAATTCTAAATTTATAGAAATGAAACTGACAAAAACAGAAGAGCAATTAATGGAATATATCTGGCGCGAAAAGAAAGTTTTTATGAAAGACTTAATCGATTGTTTCGACGAACCGAAACCTGCGCCTACAACAGTTGCGACTTTGCTAAAACGTATGCAGGAAAAAGGTTTCGTGGCATACAAAACTTTCGGCAATTCGCGGCAATATTATCCTTTGGTAACGAAAGCGAGCTATTTTTCAAAGTATGTGAACGGCATTATTGAACAGTTTTTTGACAACTCGCCTTTGCAGTTCGCATCGTTTTTCACACAATCGGGAAAACTGTCGAAAAAAGAACTGGAAAGTTTGAAGAATATTATTGATGAACAGATTAAAAAGAAAAAATCATGATTACTTATTTCATTAAATGCGTTGTATGTTCGGGCTTGTTGCTCGGCGTATATGCGCTGTTCTTGGAAAGAGAAAAGATGCACAGGTTCAACAGACTTTATTTGTTGGCGGCGTGGATTGTTTCCTGGTTCATTCCGTTGATCACATTTAAAATGCAGGCGCCGAAAGTTGTGGAACAAATACAGCACACAGTATTGCCTGCGACTAATAATTTCGTTCCGAATTTTGTTCCGGAACAATCTTCTGAAATATTGATGAATACTGAGGTTCAGCAAACTTCGATTAATTATTTGCCAATGATTCTTTGGAGTATTTACGGAATTGTTACTTTGATTCTGTTGATAAGATTTGTGATGAACATGGCTCAAATCAACAGATTGATTCGTAAAAATGTTGTTCAAAAATTTGCCGATTATTCTTTGGTACTTGTCCCGAATAATGCCGTTTCATTTTCATTTTTCAACTATATTTTTCCGGCGGAAAGCGATTATGAAAACGGACAAATAGAACACAGTATTTTTCTGCACGAAATGGTTCATGCAAGAAAAATGCACAGCATAGACATTTTGTTCATGGAACTGTGCAAAGTGTTTCTTTGGTTCAATCCTTCCATTTTTTTATATAAAAGAGCAATTCAGTTAAATCATGAATTTCTTGCGGATGAAGTTGTGGTTGAAAACAACAATGTTGTTAATTATCAAAATCTTCTTCTTTCAAAAATTACACAGATACCTATTTCGCAATTGGTCAGCAGTTCAAATTATTCCATCACTAAAAAACGTTTTATTATGATGACGAAAAGAACAAAACGCATTAAAGCAATGTGTTTAAAGCTCGGTATTATTCCGGTTGCCGGAATAATGATTTTCGGGTTTAGCAAAAAAGTAGTTACAAATCCAAAAGCCACAGCACAAAAGGATTTCAGCGAAACAGTAGTACCATTTGCAACAAATGATGAGAATGATTCGGATATTGTTTCAGCTTATAAAACTTTATATAATTCTATAATACAAAAGGGGAAAGCGGATAACGGATATGATTCGATTCATTACGACGGAAGCAGGAGTCAATTTTTAAGACTTCAAAGTATGTATCAATCTATGGACGCTTCTCAAAAAGCGAAAGTTGGTACTGATACTTTGCCGATATTTGCAATTATCGCACTTGACAATCCCCACACTTATCCGAAACAGCAGAGACCAACTGAAACCCAAATCAAAAAGTGGTCAGCTCATCCAGAGTTGTGGGCTATCTGGTATAATGATGAAAGAATTAAAAACACAGATTTAAAAAATTATAGCAAAAACGAATTGGCTCATTATCGTGTTGATGCACTTGCAGAATACATAAGACCGAAAATGGGCTACAACGTAGAAATTCATATTTACGACCAAGCCCATTATGAAGAAAGCACAAAAGGCTATCAAAGATGGCAAGACCCAATTCGAGGTACGGAATTTCATAAGATACCTATAACAAAAACAGTTATTGAAAATGGAGTGAAGAAATCTTTTACGCCACCGACAGTTGTGAAAGATGCAAATTATAAAGTTCCGTCTCCTCCACCGTATCCATACATTAAAGGGAAACCAATTAATCCGCCCATGCCTCCAAAATACATTGTGAGTAAGGATAACATATCTGAAGAGCAATACGAATCTTTTACATATATGCTTCGTTCAACATGGTCGAGAAAAGATTTGCCTAATGGCAAATATGAAAGAGGTTATAATATAGATAAAGAAACATTGGAAAAATTATACCCACTTTATGAAAAGATGTCGGCAGAACAAAAAGTTGGTATCATCAAAATACCTTCGCCTGATGAATTAAAATCTTCATCCGATAATAAAATTTTTATAATTCCATCAATTAGATTAATTAACTGATGAATAAAAATTTTCCTGTTCGGAATGTTAGCGTTGGGCATTCCGAACGACAGATATAAAGGATGTATAATCCTATTCATCTACTGTTCAAAATACCCAACGCTAACATCTTGAACAGCAAAATCCAACAAAAAAATCGCTCCCGAAATTCAGGAGCGATTTTAATTTATTAACCATACAGAATAGCAAATTATTGCACGGATAATTTCCCTTTCAGCTCGGCTCCGTTTCTTACTTCTTCAGTCACGTTTTTGACCAATGTATCGTTCTCATTTAAGCCATTACCGAAGACAGCGACGGCGCTGTCATTTTCGCCGCCCGTAGCTACGGGAATCCAAACTGTTTTCCCGTTTTCAACTTTAATTACATAGATGCCTAAAGTAGAATTTAGCAATGCAGTTTTAGGAATTACAAAAGATGTTTTATTAGTCTTGTTGCTTAATGGCATAGATACTTCCGCAACCATCCCTGGTAATAAAATTTTATCGTCGTTTTCAACATCGGCTTCGATGTGCTGTGAACGAAGCCTGCTGTCCAGCGCACCTGCAAGCCTTGACACTTTTGCATTGAAAGTCTCTCCCGGCAAGGATTTTACAGTAAAACTAACTTTATCGTTCAAGTGCAAAGTTCCCGCGCTGCTTTGCGGAACGTCCACTACCAAGCGCAATTTCTTTTGTTCCTGCAATGTAAAAATAGGAAGCGCTGCACCTGCACCTGCCGTCGCCACAAATGCGCCTGCGCTCACATTGCGCGCCGTGATAACGCCGCTGAATGGCGCTCTTATTTCAAGATAATTACGATTGTCGCTCACTTCTTTTACCGCAGCCAATGCAGATTGATATTGTGCGTAATCCGATTTTTGTTTTGCATCGGCAATTTCCAATTCGTTCGGCGAAACCGTTCCGGGCGTTTTACTTGTTTCCAACAATCTGTCATACGTTGCTTTATCGGAAAGATAAATCGCTTTCTGTGCTTCCACGCGCGAGTTGGCTGCATCTAATTGCGCATTTATTTCCGGTGCTTCCATCACAGCGAGCAATTGTCCTTGCGATACCTGACTTCCCACATCGACATACAGTTTCTTTACAAAACTGCTGACTTTGGCATAAATATCCACGTTTTGAAATGCAATCAATTCGCCTGGCATTGTTAAAGAATTGGATAGTTTGCCCTGAGTCAGCTTAAAAGCATTGACGGTAACGGCGCTCGAAGAGCTGTCTGTCGTTGCATCGGAAGCCTTTTCTGATTTTGCATTGCCGCAGCTTTGCAACGCTGTACCTGCAAGCATTACAGCAAAAACGGGAACATAAATTTTATTAATGGATTTCATTTTCATATCGATGATAAAATTGAATTTTATGGATAGTTTGCCACAGATGCACAGATGAAAAATTATCTGTGCATCTATGATTATTTTTCTAACTCACTGCCGGATGAAGATGTGGAATAAAATGAACACTATCCTTATCTTCAGGGTCGAGCGAAACGCTTTGCGTGGTTGCTTTTCCCTGCCCCCAGGCGAATGCCAAAGGCAGGATAAACAACGCTGCGAATGTTGATAAAATCAATCCGCCAATCACGGCTCTTCCCAACGGCGATGATTGGTCGCCGGCTTCGCCAAGTCCGCTTGCCATCGGAATCATACCTACAACCATTGCAAGCGCTGTCATCAAAATCGGGCGCAAACGCAACGCTGCCGCTTCTTTTGCAGACGCAAGCGCATTGCCGTTGTGTTTTCGTATTTGCTCTGCATTGGTAATTAATAACACCGCGTTGGAAATAGATACACCTACGGACATAATCATTCCCATATATGATTGAAGGTTTAATGTAGAACCGCACACCATCAGCAATACAAGCGAACCTAATAGTACTGCGGGAACGGTTGCCAGCACAATTAACGATACTTTAAACGATTGGAAATTAGCGGCTAACATCAAAAAGATAACAACAATAGCCACAATCAAACCGCTTTGTAAGCTGTTAAGCGTATCGCCAAGTGTTTCGCTTAAACCAATTAAATCAACGCTTAAACCGCGCGGTAATTTTCCTAAAGAATTAATTGCCTTTTGTACATCATCTGCCGCGTGTCCCAAATCTTTGTTATTAAGATTTGCAGTAACGGTAAGCATTGGTACAGCGCCAAGGTCATCGTTTTCGCCATAAGTCGTGTCGCGGGTAATGGTTGCAACATCTCCAAGAACCGGGCGATTGCTATTGGGCAACAAAGGAATTTCTGCCATGTCTTCTTTGCTGACCATTTGATTTTCAGGCACTTCCACCTGTACATTGTAGCTCAAACTTGCTTTCTGGTCAACCCAGATATTTTTATTTGTCAAACGGGAAGATGAGGTTGCCGCCGTAATCACATTTGAAATCTGATTGATGTCCAAGCCTAATTGAGCCGCCTTAATTCTGTCGATATGAATATTCAATGCCGGATAATGGGTGGACTGACCAATCTGCACATCGCGCAGGTAAGAAATATTTTTCAGCTTTGCCATCAGCATATTTGCATACTGTTCATTAAGCTTTTTATTTCTGCCCGAAAAGCGTACTTCAATAGGTGTAGGCGAGCCTTGGGACAAAATTTTATCCGTCAGTTCAATCGGCTCAAAAGATAATTTCATTTCAGGGTCGGACTTTGCTACGCTTGCACGAATTTTATCTTTCAGCTCATCCAGATTAGTTTTATACCCTTCTTTCAAAGCTACTTGCAGCACGGCTTCCTGCGGACCAGCCATCCACAAGAATATCGGTGCGGTGGAGAACAATTGCGGGTGTGTACCTACAAATGCCGATGTGATAGACACATTATTTTTTCCAACAATATCGTTGATATCTTTGAGTACATCCAATGTTTTTAACTCTGTTTCTTCAAAGCGTGTACCATCCGGCTCGCGCAGGCGCACCTGAAACTGCGAACCATTTACTTTTGGCAATACATCGCGACCGATATGTGTAATTAAAAAGCCCACAACAATGGCAACGATAATAATATATGCCGATACAATAATTTTTCTGAAAGGCATCATTCTTTCGATGAAACGCAGGTAGCTCATACGGAATTTTTCAAAGCCCTTAATTTTTTTGCCTTCTTTTTCGTCATGCTGAATAATTTTTTCTTTCTGTGCCCAGGTGTCTTCTTCCGTACTTTTCAAATGAGCATGTGCAAATTCTTCTGCATCGCTTAATTCCCTTCCGTCTTTTTTATGATGATGCTTTACTTTCATAATCCAGTTTGCCATAACGGGAACGAAAGT from Arachidicoccus sp. BS20 encodes the following:
- a CDS encoding DUF3307 domain-containing protein, which codes for MITFIKLLLAHLLGDFMLQPNSWVREKERLKARSPKIYFHVLLHGALSFLFIGKLNFWIWALVITLAHCIIDLAKLYFQKERNKRTWFWLDQLLHIIVLIIVSCFWENKPIDFSGLWSGKSILLYTCILLQTTPAAVFVKMMISAWTPSYNNSIETDSLQNAGKYIGILERLFVFIFIIINHWEGVGFLLAAKSVFRFGDLREARDRKLTEYVMIGTFLSFGIAIVTGILFKAIVPYFINA
- a CDS encoding SatD family protein — protein: MIAVLTGDIIHSEKQQKSSWLKALKKVLSSFGKSPKDWEIYRGDEFQLQLPDAKEALLAALRIKSYIKSVENIDARIAIGLGDKTINAAKVTESNGSAFVNSGRLLDDLKKEKTSLALASGNDDFDKEMNLMLRLALVSIDSWSAVSAEIVYLFLSNPKLQQTEVAQQLEIRQSAVSQRLRRANYDLLVALIDFYQQKIQSL
- a CDS encoding uroporphyrinogen-III synthase, with the translated sequence MNKFVKILSTKTIPADLLQQAKSANIIIDTISFIETKPIADFSTIAKIKQFSGEKIIAIFTSVNSVDAVFSQLNTKPDWKIFCTSGATKNALLNYVSEGIIVGAEHNASGLADKILLDKEINSYIFFCGNQRLNTLPDKLLKHNIHLEEVIVYETISSPETINEFYNGILFFSPSAVESFFSVNKIDTQTVLFSVGKTTTKAIRRFTNNTIITAVFPSAESVVKETRAFDFHSD
- the hemC gene encoding hydroxymethylbilane synthase, whose amino-acid sequence is MSNVIRIGTRDSKLALWQAETVQSLLKDKNIDSELIPVKSEGDLDLITPLYAMGVEGVFTKTLDAYLLSNKIDVAVHSMKDVPTQLAQGIAQGAVLKRANHKDLFVYKNKAVYEKYFHSNADEQRLLQGVVATGSVRRKAQLLHKFPNLTVENLRGNVQTRMKKLHENNWDAAIFAAAGLERIDERPQTSVEMDWMLPAPAQGAIMIVCRENDKEAFEKINSLNDEQTALCVKIERDFLKTLMGGCSTPISALAEIVDDTMVFKGNILSPDGKQKVETEKEIIASNADELGILAAKELLRNGADEIVKAIKNA
- the hemA gene encoding glutamyl-tRNA reductase; this translates as MDIQHFYITGINYKKTDVNIRGKFALNEEQYSSILQKANDNGLENVFVLSTCNRTEIYGVASSSRELKSLLCEEAEGDINVFEEISYTKKGKDAIEHLFSVASGLDSQILGDYEIVGQMKQAVRIAKSNGNIGAFMERLTNTVFESSKAIKNQTDFSGGTVSVAFAAIQFIKYHCTDISNQKILIIGTGKIGRNTCKNLVDYLGTKNITLINRSADKAKELADELQLQFAPYEQLYEKANEADIIVVATNAQQPVLYKNDLKNNDKKILIDLSIPNNIDVALKERPHTIMVNVDDLSKMNDATLQMREREIPKVKSIIGEYMDEFYDWYKMRRNAPFIRAAKKSLSDINVCPWYQTLKPEALQTEAQQEEAVQNAVKKLAVKMREQHSAPGCTYIEALHDFIAHHPEKSEA
- a CDS encoding BlaI/MecI/CopY family transcriptional regulator, translating into MKLTKTEEQLMEYIWREKKVFMKDLIDCFDEPKPAPTTVATLLKRMQEKGFVAYKTFGNSRQYYPLVTKASYFSKYVNGIIEQFFDNSPLQFASFFTQSGKLSKKELESLKNIIDEQIKKKKS
- a CDS encoding M56 family metallopeptidase, which encodes MITYFIKCVVCSGLLLGVYALFLEREKMHRFNRLYLLAAWIVSWFIPLITFKMQAPKVVEQIQHTVLPATNNFVPNFVPEQSSEILMNTEVQQTSINYLPMILWSIYGIVTLILLIRFVMNMAQINRLIRKNVVQKFADYSLVLVPNNAVSFSFFNYIFPAESDYENGQIEHSIFLHEMVHARKMHSIDILFMELCKVFLWFNPSIFLYKRAIQLNHEFLADEVVVENNNVVNYQNLLLSKITQIPISQLVSSSNYSITKKRFIMMTKRTKRIKAMCLKLGIIPVAGIMIFGFSKKVVTNPKATAQKDFSETVVPFATNDENDSDIVSAYKTLYNSIIQKGKADNGYDSIHYDGSRSQFLRLQSMYQSMDASQKAKVGTDTLPIFAIIALDNPHTYPKQQRPTETQIKKWSAHPELWAIWYNDERIKNTDLKNYSKNELAHYRVDALAEYIRPKMGYNVEIHIYDQAHYEESTKGYQRWQDPIRGTEFHKIPITKTVIENGVKKSFTPPTVVKDANYKVPSPPPYPYIKGKPINPPMPPKYIVSKDNISEEQYESFTYMLRSTWSRKDLPNGKYERGYNIDKETLEKLYPLYEKMSAEQKVGIIKIPSPDELKSSSDNKIFIIPSIRLIN
- a CDS encoding efflux RND transporter periplasmic adaptor subunit, encoding MKSINKIYVPVFAVMLAGTALQSCGNAKSEKASDATTDSSSSAVTVNAFKLTQGKLSNSLTMPGELIAFQNVDIYAKVSSFVKKLYVDVGSQVSQGQLLAVMEAPEINAQLDAANSRVEAQKAIYLSDKATYDRLLETSKTPGTVSPNELEIADAKQKSDYAQYQSALAAVKEVSDNRNYLEIRAPFSGVITARNVSAGAFVATAGAGAALPIFTLQEQKKLRLVVDVPQSSAGTLHLNDKVSFTVKSLPGETFNAKVSRLAGALDSRLRSQHIEADVENDDKILLPGMVAEVSMPLSNKTNKTSFVIPKTALLNSTLGIYVIKVENGKTVWIPVATGGENDSAVAVFGNGLNENDTLVKNVTEEVRNGAELKGKLSVQ
- a CDS encoding efflux RND transporter permease subunit, which translates into the protein MGLIRFALRKPITILVLVAALFFFGIKSVMSIKIDIFPKLDLPVIYISHPFGGYTANQMETFFGKQYINILLFVNGVKSIETKNIDGLTLIKINFYPGTNMAQAAAEVSAYSNRIQAIFPPGSNPPFIVRFDVSTLPVGQLVLSSDKRSSNELLDMANVYVRSSFTSIPGLVGSTPFGGNMRTVVIKANPDLLRSHNLTPQQLVEALSKYNVTAPAGNVRIGTLNYVTPANTTIKEVKDFGDIPIYKNSVNNVYLKDVATVEDGADIAGSVALINGHRSVYVDIAKAADASTWEVVQNLKKALPKIQSQLPEDVKLSYEFDQSTYVINSVKSLLSEGAIGAILTGLMVLLFLGDLRGALIVIMTIPTAIISSVLFLSLFGQTINIMTLSGLALAIGILVDESTVTIENIHQHLDMGKPKSLAIWDACKEIAFPKLLILFCILAVFAPAFTMGGIPGSLFLPLALAIGFSMIVSYFLAQTFVPVMANWIMKVKHHHKKDGRELSDAEEFAHAHLKSTEEDTWAQKEKIIQHDEKEGKKIKGFEKFRMSYLRFIERMMPFRKIIVSAYIIIVAIVVGFLITHIGRDVLPKVNGSQFQVRLREPDGTRFEETELKTLDVLKDINDIVGKNNVSITSAFVGTHPQLFSTAPIFLWMAGPQEAVLQVALKEGYKTNLDELKDKIRASVAKSDPEMKLSFEPIELTDKILSQGSPTPIEVRFSGRNKKLNEQYANMLMAKLKNISYLRDVQIGQSTHYPALNIHIDRIKAAQLGLDINQISNVITAATSSSRLTNKNIWVDQKASLSYNVQVEVPENQMVSKEDMAEIPLLPNSNRPVLGDVATITRDTTYGENDDLGAVPMLTVTANLNNKDLGHAADDVQKAINSLGKLPRGLSVDLIGLSETLGDTLNSLQSGLIVAIVVIFLMLAANFQSFKVSLIVLATVPAVLLGSLVLLMVCGSTLNLQSYMGMIMSVGVSISNAVLLITNAEQIRKHNGNALASAKEAAALRLRPILMTALAMVVGMIPMASGLGEAGDQSSPLGRAVIGGLILSTFAALFILPLAFAWGQGKATTQSVSLDPEDKDSVHFIPHLHPAVS